A portion of the Nitratidesulfovibrio termitidis HI1 genome contains these proteins:
- a CDS encoding TolC family protein, which translates to MTAGTEIAGDASIRQEADSTGGPDESGPAVEPEPRLMEPTPTPEPETLASASTAAPDELLDETLDETPDETPDAAGVEIPNDAPEDATGGTRLGSVVGKALAEARRTAAPAAASEPGQARRVTIEGLGLADAVGLSIARHPEIQRAGALVLQGEADVEVARSAWYPTLDYGVRPGYGIGPGNGGDSGEVRGTVGLNQLVYDFGRTPSREAIAEASLVRQRYQQADTVESVAYNTATIFIDLATSQDIIAAAQRQRRALAELGSMIRQRVKAGLSSTTDLNRAETAIQRAEAEALSAQTRYDVAASKLVELIGVRPSRVATLVESAKLVVSADMWDDDDIGQTPGVLAAQAALQVADAKVDLAKADQYPSIGVGVSRSASTNDDFDDSTFFGLSLSGSFSLGGLAKHRVASAKAERVAALQELENRLLVARSMLHSSETEAEGAVARQESYNKVIRLTRSSRGLYWQEYTLNKRPLTEVIDAEREIYSSEVASISAVADGVLADIRRHAAVGMLVPMLGRADAEGTDNE; encoded by the coding sequence ATGACGGCCGGGACGGAAATCGCGGGCGATGCCAGCATCAGGCAGGAGGCGGACAGTACCGGGGGGCCGGACGAATCGGGGCCTGCGGTCGAACCGGAACCCCGGTTGATGGAGCCCACGCCCACGCCGGAACCGGAGACGCTGGCCTCGGCGTCGACTGCGGCTCCTGACGAACTCCTTGACGAGACCCTTGACGAGACCCCCGATGAGACTCCTGATGCAGCCGGAGTGGAAATCCCCAACGATGCTCCCGAGGATGCAACTGGCGGGACCAGGCTGGGCAGTGTCGTCGGCAAGGCTCTGGCGGAAGCGCGACGGACGGCAGCGCCCGCCGCCGCGTCGGAACCTGGCCAAGCGCGCCGGGTTACCATAGAAGGACTGGGGCTGGCGGATGCCGTCGGGCTGTCCATCGCGCGCCATCCCGAAATCCAGCGGGCGGGCGCCTTGGTGCTGCAAGGCGAGGCGGATGTGGAAGTGGCCAGATCCGCGTGGTACCCCACGCTGGACTACGGCGTGCGGCCCGGCTACGGCATCGGCCCCGGAAACGGCGGGGACAGTGGCGAGGTGCGCGGAACCGTGGGACTCAATCAACTGGTGTACGATTTCGGACGCACGCCGAGCCGGGAGGCCATAGCGGAGGCCTCGCTGGTCCGGCAGCGCTACCAGCAGGCCGACACCGTGGAAAGCGTCGCCTACAACACGGCGACCATCTTCATAGACCTGGCCACAAGCCAGGACATCATCGCGGCGGCGCAGCGGCAGCGCCGGGCGCTTGCTGAACTGGGCTCCATGATCCGCCAGCGGGTGAAAGCCGGTCTTTCCAGCACGACGGACCTGAACAGGGCGGAAACCGCCATCCAGCGGGCCGAAGCGGAGGCGCTGTCGGCGCAGACGCGGTATGACGTGGCCGCCAGCAAGCTGGTGGAACTGATCGGCGTGCGTCCGAGCCGGGTGGCCACGCTGGTGGAGTCCGCCAAGTTGGTGGTCAGCGCCGACATGTGGGACGATGACGACATCGGGCAGACCCCTGGCGTGCTGGCCGCGCAGGCCGCGCTGCAGGTGGCCGACGCCAAGGTCGACCTGGCCAAGGCCGATCAGTATCCGTCCATCGGCGTCGGTGTCAGCCGGAGCGCATCCACCAATGACGATTTTGACGACAGCACCTTTTTCGGGCTGTCCCTCAGCGGAAGTTTTTCACTGGGGGGGCTTGCGAAGCACCGCGTGGCATCGGCGAAAGCGGAACGGGTCGCGGCGTTGCAGGAACTGGAGAACAGGCTGCTCGTGGCCCGTTCCATGCTGCATTCTTCGGAAACGGAGGCCGAAGGCGCCGTTGCGCGCCAGGAAAGCTACAACAAGGTCATCAGGCTCACGCGCTCGTCCCGTGGGTTGTACTGGCAGGAATACACGCTGAACAAGCGACCGCTGACCGAAGTGATAGACGCGGAGCGTGAAATCTATTCCTCGGAAGTGGCAAGCATCAGTGCTGTTGCCGATGGCGTTCTCGCCGACATCCGCAGGCATGCGGCGGTCGGCATGCTGGTGCCGATGCTGGGGCGTGCCGACGCCGAGGGGACGGACAATGAGTGA
- the aqpZ gene encoding aquaporin Z, whose product MKKACLAEFFGTFWLVFGGCGAAVFAGGAIGPVGVSLAFGLSVLAMACAVGHVSGGHFNPAVSVGLLAAGQFPPKQLVPYILAQTIGAIAAATAIYLIYRGAHPVGSLNGFAANGYGQLSPQGYPMLSAILVEFILTCAFLLVILGATDYRAPVGFAPIAIGLCLTLIHLVGIPITNTSVNPARSLSQALFAGPEYLEQVWLFWLAPLAGAITAGLLYRISFITK is encoded by the coding sequence ATGAAAAAAGCGTGTCTTGCAGAATTTTTTGGAACATTCTGGCTGGTCTTTGGAGGGTGCGGCGCGGCGGTTTTTGCTGGTGGGGCAATCGGCCCGGTTGGCGTATCTCTGGCTTTCGGACTTTCTGTACTGGCAATGGCCTGTGCTGTCGGGCATGTTTCAGGCGGGCATTTCAACCCGGCTGTTTCCGTGGGGCTTTTGGCGGCTGGACAGTTCCCCCCAAAGCAACTCGTCCCTTACATCCTTGCGCAGACCATTGGCGCCATAGCGGCCGCCACCGCGATATACCTCATCTATCGCGGCGCACATCCTGTCGGCAGCCTGAATGGCTTCGCCGCCAATGGCTACGGGCAACTCTCTCCGCAAGGGTATCCCATGCTTTCCGCCATACTCGTCGAATTCATACTAACGTGTGCCTTTCTGCTGGTAATCCTGGGGGCCACGGACTACCGCGCTCCTGTCGGCTTTGCCCCAATTGCCATCGGACTTTGTCTCACCCTGATCCATCTGGTCGGCATCCCCATCACGAACACCTCCGTCAATCCAGCCAGAAGCCTCAGCCAGGCCCTTTTTGCCGGCCCCGAATACCTGGAGCAGGTATGGCTGTTCTGGCTTGCCCCGCTTGCGGGCGCCATCACTGCCGGACTTCTCTACAGGATATCTTTCATCACAAAATAG
- a CDS encoding YczE/YyaS/YitT family protein, with product MSRTNFASRYLFFGFALFLSALGIALVTSARLGTTPVTSVPYVLSRLSGLSLGMLTLLVNVLFVGLQMWVMREGPSRKYLVQVPVAVLFGAFIDVAMLLMKLLPLNGYPQQMAAVIVGSAILGMGIAFQIVCQVSILPGEGLVVAIAYRARLLVGNVKTLFDCGHVAVAAMVSLIFAGDILGLREGTVVSALSVGSFVRLSGPLARRARHLWAA from the coding sequence ATGTCTCGCACGAATTTCGCCAGCCGCTATCTGTTTTTCGGATTCGCCCTGTTTCTGAGTGCCCTCGGGATCGCCCTTGTCACCAGCGCCCGACTGGGCACCACGCCGGTAACCAGCGTGCCGTATGTGCTGTCCCGGCTTTCCGGCCTGTCATTGGGTATGCTTACCCTCTTGGTGAATGTCCTGTTCGTCGGCTTGCAGATGTGGGTGATGCGCGAGGGGCCTTCGCGCAAGTATCTGGTGCAGGTGCCCGTGGCCGTGCTGTTCGGTGCGTTCATCGACGTGGCCATGCTTCTGATGAAGCTGTTGCCCCTGAACGGCTATCCACAGCAAATGGCCGCTGTGATCGTCGGCAGTGCCATTTTGGGGATGGGTATCGCATTCCAGATCGTTTGCCAGGTGAGCATTCTGCCCGGTGAGGGGCTTGTGGTTGCCATCGCCTACAGGGCCAGGCTGCTCGTGGGCAACGTGAAGACTCTGTTCGACTGCGGGCACGTTGCTGTTGCCGCCATGGTGAGTCTGATTTTCGCGGGCGACATTCTGGGGCTTCGCGAGGGTACGGTGGTTTCCGCGTTGTCCGTGGGCAGTTTCGTGCGGCTGAGCGGGCCGTTGGCCCGGCGAGCCAGACATTTGTGGGCGGCATGA
- a CDS encoding HlyD family efflux transporter periplasmic adaptor subunit gives MTELHIPGYRFGSRSSSLLLGLIVMAVTAFVIWAAFAQLDEVAVGEGKVTPASKGQIIQSFEGGILSELPVREGDIVEVGQKIATLDPVQARASMEEALARIAALQARAARLQAEMDGQSSITFPADIAGDISVVERERELFIANRAAFFENVTNLRTQLRLADDELKISVPLLRTGAANEVEVLRLRQKVAEFTAKLAATQNEYQVALKADYAKTMADLEPLLKIREGRADQLRRTVLTSPTRGVVKDIRISTIGGVVGSGGVLMEIVPLGDQLLIEARVSPRDIAFIHPGQEATVKITAYDSAIYGTLPATVERVSPDTIEDQVDRRVYYYRVYVLTSQAYLETKDGKRHPIMPGMVTTTEIRTGKKTVLEYLLKPLRRASEALRER, from the coding sequence ATGACTGAGTTGCATATTCCGGGCTACCGGTTTGGCTCCCGGTCTTCGTCGCTGTTGCTCGGGTTGATAGTCATGGCGGTAACGGCGTTCGTCATCTGGGCCGCTTTCGCGCAACTGGACGAGGTTGCCGTGGGGGAGGGCAAGGTTACCCCCGCGTCGAAGGGGCAGATCATCCAGAGTTTTGAAGGCGGCATCCTGTCCGAACTGCCGGTGCGCGAAGGCGATATTGTGGAGGTCGGGCAAAAGATCGCGACGCTTGATCCGGTTCAGGCTCGGGCTTCCATGGAAGAGGCGTTGGCACGGATTGCCGCGTTGCAGGCGCGGGCGGCGCGTTTGCAGGCTGAAATGGATGGCCAGTCGTCGATAACGTTTCCCGCTGATATAGCGGGAGATATTTCTGTGGTGGAGCGTGAGCGCGAACTCTTTATCGCGAACAGGGCCGCTTTTTTCGAGAATGTCACCAATCTGCGCACGCAATTGCGTTTGGCCGATGACGAACTGAAAATATCGGTGCCGTTGCTGCGTACCGGCGCCGCCAACGAGGTGGAAGTGCTGCGGCTGCGGCAGAAGGTTGCCGAGTTCACGGCAAAGCTGGCGGCGACGCAAAACGAATACCAGGTTGCCCTGAAGGCGGATTACGCCAAGACCATGGCGGACCTGGAGCCGTTGCTGAAGATCCGTGAGGGCCGGGCCGACCAGTTGCGCCGCACGGTGCTCACCTCACCGACACGTGGTGTCGTCAAGGACATCCGCATTTCGACAATCGGAGGCGTGGTCGGATCGGGCGGCGTGCTGATGGAAATCGTGCCGCTGGGTGACCAATTGCTGATCGAGGCGCGGGTGAGTCCCAGGGATATCGCCTTCATTCATCCGGGGCAGGAGGCCACGGTGAAAATCACCGCCTACGATTCGGCCATCTACGGAACGCTGCCCGCAACGGTGGAACGTGTTTCCCCCGATACCATAGAAGATCAGGTGGACAGGCGTGTCTACTATTACAGGGTGTATGTGCTGACCTCGCAGGCCTACCTTGAAACCAAGGATGGCAAACGGCATCCGATTATGCCCGGCATGGTCACGACGACGGAAATCCGTACGGGGAAAAAGACCGTGTTGGAGTACCTGCTCAAACCCTTGCGGCGGGCGTCGGAGGCACTGCGGGAACGTTGA
- a CDS encoding type I secretion system permease/ATPase, with the protein MSDQPGQSAMPPPPQPVREQQPHPAPARAEQKQSQASRSWLRAILFAARLQGVAASPEQVRSASAWAGHATTEHAVTNIALSAGLVGQFVDMPGEAISSVMLPALVLVEGQHVGVIVGASDSSVRLVIPVGDSPVERVLSKEQCEGLFGRRLFLVRPFDKVHDKRVDNHLRALPDAWLSSIFSSNWRVLLELGMGSLCGNMLAIGTSLFAMQVWDRVVPARSTGTLWVLASGVALALMLELLIRTARVSIADHFGKQADLKLSAMFFARVLDIRNDARPRSPGTLISQLRDLEQLRELMTSSTIGVLIDMPFVIGFLAIIWLLGGQLVYVPLAAIPLLILPGLLAQIPLARLSNEGLAETALRNALLMESVFRVEDIKILQAEPRFRASWNEVNTISGEIGLKQRRLGALLVNFSQMVQQLAYVGVVIAGVYGILEGGLSFGSVLACSILTSRTIAPLGQIAAVLGRLQNAKVGKKALDSLLTLPLDHDPDKDAYHKPVLVGSYQFENVVYLYGPDEKPALIIPRLGITPGERIAVLGKVGAGKSTFLRLAAGLASPVQGRILFNNTPMNLIDVADIRRDLGVMLQESGLFYGTLRENLLIANPLATDEQILEAMRLSCADQLLLTQPHALDMKLRENGQGLSGGQKQSLMLARLFLRNPNILLLDEPTASLDEMTEVAIIRRMQAWLGQRTLVVATHRYPVLSLVDRIILIDGGRIVRDGPKDEVLRAMTGGGPPLREAQKPAVKKEEQPPAVEGKVERHD; encoded by the coding sequence ATGAGTGACCAGCCGGGGCAGTCGGCAATGCCCCCGCCGCCGCAGCCGGTCCGGGAGCAACAGCCACACCCGGCGCCCGCGCGGGCGGAACAGAAGCAGTCGCAGGCATCGCGGAGTTGGCTTCGGGCTATTCTGTTCGCCGCGCGCCTGCAGGGAGTTGCCGCGTCGCCTGAACAGGTGCGCAGCGCCTCGGCGTGGGCCGGGCATGCCACCACCGAGCATGCCGTCACGAATATCGCCCTTTCCGCCGGACTGGTGGGGCAGTTCGTCGATATGCCCGGCGAGGCCATTTCGTCGGTCATGCTGCCCGCCCTGGTCCTGGTGGAGGGGCAGCATGTCGGCGTCATCGTCGGCGCTTCCGATTCGAGCGTGCGCCTGGTGATACCCGTGGGCGACAGCCCCGTGGAGCGGGTGCTTTCCAAGGAGCAGTGCGAGGGGCTTTTCGGGCGGCGGCTGTTTCTCGTACGCCCGTTCGACAAGGTGCATGACAAGCGTGTGGACAATCACCTGCGCGCGCTGCCCGATGCGTGGCTTTCGAGCATTTTTTCAAGTAATTGGCGGGTGTTGCTGGAGCTGGGGATGGGCTCGCTGTGCGGCAACATGCTGGCCATCGGCACCTCGCTGTTCGCCATGCAGGTCTGGGACCGCGTGGTTCCGGCGCGCTCCACTGGCACGCTGTGGGTGCTGGCGTCGGGCGTGGCGCTGGCGCTCATGCTGGAACTGCTGATCCGTACGGCCCGTGTCTCCATCGCCGACCATTTCGGCAAGCAGGCGGACCTGAAGCTTTCGGCCATGTTTTTCGCGCGGGTTCTGGACATCCGCAACGATGCCCGGCCCCGCTCGCCCGGAACGCTCATTTCGCAACTGCGCGATCTGGAGCAACTGCGCGAGTTGATGACATCGAGCACCATCGGGGTGCTCATCGACATGCCGTTCGTCATCGGATTTCTGGCCATCATCTGGCTGCTTGGCGGGCAGTTGGTGTACGTGCCGCTTGCGGCCATACCGCTGCTGATCCTGCCGGGGCTTCTGGCGCAGATCCCGCTCGCCCGTCTTTCCAACGAGGGGCTGGCCGAAACCGCCTTGCGCAACGCCCTGTTGATGGAATCCGTCTTCCGGGTCGAGGATATCAAGATACTGCAGGCCGAACCGCGCTTTCGCGCGTCCTGGAACGAGGTCAACACCATCAGCGGCGAGATAGGGCTGAAGCAGCGCCGCCTGGGGGCGTTGCTGGTCAACTTTTCCCAGATGGTGCAGCAACTGGCCTATGTGGGGGTGGTCATCGCCGGGGTGTACGGCATTCTGGAAGGGGGACTGTCCTTCGGTTCCGTACTGGCGTGCTCCATCCTCACCAGCCGCACGATAGCCCCCCTGGGGCAGATCGCCGCCGTGCTGGGGCGGCTGCAGAACGCCAAGGTGGGCAAGAAGGCCCTGGACAGCCTGCTGACCCTGCCGCTGGACCACGATCCGGACAAGGACGCCTATCACAAGCCGGTACTCGTGGGCAGCTACCAGTTCGAAAACGTGGTGTATCTGTACGGCCCCGACGAGAAGCCCGCGTTGATCATTCCCAGACTGGGGATCACGCCCGGAGAGCGCATTGCCGTGCTGGGCAAGGTGGGGGCTGGCAAGTCGACATTCCTGCGGCTGGCGGCCGGCCTGGCCAGCCCTGTGCAAGGGCGCATCCTGTTCAACAACACCCCCATGAACCTCATCGACGTGGCCGACATACGGCGCGACCTGGGTGTGATGTTGCAGGAATCGGGGCTGTTTTACGGTACGTTGCGCGAGAACCTGCTGATCGCCAACCCGCTGGCGACGGATGAACAGATTCTGGAAGCCATGCGTCTGTCCTGTGCCGACCAGTTGCTGCTCACCCAGCCGCACGCGCTGGACATGAAACTGCGTGAAAACGGCCAGGGGCTTTCTGGCGGACAGAAGCAGTCGCTGATGCTGGCGCGCCTGTTCCTGCGCAACCCCAACATCCTGCTGCTGGACGAACCCACCGCGTCACTCGACGAGATGACCGAAGTGGCGATCATTCGGCGCATGCAGGCATGGCTGGGGCAGCGGACCCTGGTCGTGGCCACTCATCGGTATCCCGTGCTCTCCCTGGTGGACCGCATCATACTCATAGACGGGGGGCGCATCGTGCGCGATGGCCCGAAAGACGAAGTGCTGCGCGCCATGACCGGAGGCGGTCCTCCTTTGCGCGAGGCGCAGAAGCCCGCGGTCAAGAAGGAGGAACAGCCGCCCGCCGTGGAAGGAAAGGTGGAACGTCATGACTGA